In the Mycolicibacter sp. MU0102 genome, one interval contains:
- a CDS encoding YgaP family membrane protein, protein MERVLHLMAGTAVLTSATLAYLFGPLWLILTGFVGLSLLLDAFAGWCPASLVLYRLGVRTSAECGLHRDSLPS, encoded by the coding sequence TTGGAGCGTGTTCTGCATCTGATGGCCGGGACGGCGGTGCTGACCAGCGCAACGCTGGCGTATCTCTTTGGCCCCCTGTGGCTCATCCTCACCGGCTTTGTGGGCCTGAGCCTGCTGCTTGATGCGTTCGCGGGCTGGTGCCCGGCGAGCCTGGTGCTGTACCGCCTTGGTGTGCGCACCTCCGCGGAGTGCGGGCTGCACCGCGACAGCCTCCCTTCCTAG
- a CDS encoding NAD(P)/FAD-dependent oxidoreductase, which translates to MPQAPAAKKLLILGAGVGGLSVIKEIAAYDSAAAILDEIDITIVDEDFSHFLGFTLPWVMRGWRAADSVPIRPTEAALNRINRVTGRVSTIDPQRRQATLADDTTLDFDALILATGARNAVDRVPGLADAVIKGVAIHYYDHDAAAVAHRALSGFTGGRLMFLVTSPVYRCPVAPYEGAMLAADLLETTGTRASTEITAYTPEAQPMPSAGPYAGLELIEFLRQRDIAFHAEHQVVAIDAERRVATFDNGAEAGFDLLMFIPPHRPAVTIGDEDWISVDTATMATRHPGIYAIGDTTAVTTPWGRSLPKAAAFARNGAVSAARSALHYLGIIGRTEELSGQGYCYLDTGAGASSLGAGDFFAEPPEIHLSTPSAELNRQKNDEEQQWRALWETENPLLR; encoded by the coding sequence ATGCCACAGGCCCCCGCCGCAAAGAAGCTGCTCATCCTCGGCGCCGGCGTCGGCGGCTTGAGCGTCATCAAGGAGATCGCCGCATACGACTCGGCAGCAGCAATACTCGACGAGATCGACATCACAATCGTCGACGAGGACTTCTCCCACTTCCTCGGGTTCACCCTGCCGTGGGTCATGCGAGGCTGGCGCGCAGCCGACAGCGTGCCGATCCGGCCCACCGAAGCTGCGCTGAACCGGATCAACCGGGTTACCGGCCGAGTCAGCACGATCGATCCTCAGCGGCGGCAGGCCACTTTGGCTGATGACACCACGCTGGATTTCGACGCCCTGATCCTGGCCACCGGTGCGCGCAATGCCGTCGATCGGGTGCCGGGGCTCGCCGATGCGGTGATCAAAGGGGTGGCGATTCACTACTACGACCACGACGCCGCGGCCGTGGCGCATCGTGCCCTGAGCGGTTTCACCGGCGGGCGACTGATGTTCCTGGTGACCTCACCGGTCTATCGCTGCCCAGTGGCTCCTTACGAGGGCGCGATGCTCGCGGCCGACCTGCTGGAGACAACGGGCACACGAGCTTCCACCGAGATCACCGCCTACACACCCGAAGCGCAACCCATGCCGTCCGCCGGCCCCTACGCCGGGCTGGAACTCATCGAGTTCCTGCGGCAGCGGGACATCGCATTCCACGCCGAACATCAGGTCGTCGCCATTGACGCCGAGCGCCGGGTCGCCACATTCGACAACGGCGCCGAGGCCGGCTTCGACTTGTTGATGTTCATCCCGCCGCACCGCCCGGCAGTCACGATCGGTGACGAAGACTGGATCAGCGTCGATACGGCAACCATGGCGACCCGACACCCGGGCATCTACGCAATCGGCGACACCACGGCCGTCACCACCCCCTGGGGTCGATCGTTGCCCAAAGCGGCGGCCTTCGCCCGCAACGGCGCGGTGTCGGCGGCCCGCAGTGCCCTGCATTATCTCGGCATCATCGGCCGCACCGAGGAACTGTCCGGGCAGGGCTACTGCTACCTCGACACCGGGGCGGGCGCGTCATCGCTGGGAGCGGGTGATTTCTTCGCTGAGCCGCCGGAGATTCACCTCAGCACCCCATCGGCGGAACTCAACCGTCAGAAGAACGACGAGGAACAGCAGTGGCGAGCGCTCTGGGAGACCGAAAACCCGCTCCTGCGTTAG
- the pheS gene encoding phenylalanine--tRNA ligase subunit alpha translates to MGEQPVDLSVVSDATLTSALQAAQAAFAAAADLDALAHAKTEHLGDRAPLALARQALAKLDKAERADAGKRVNAVRTDAQRAYDERLAALRAERDAAVLAAESIDVTLPSARKPVGARHPITMLAEHVADTFVAMGWELVEGPEVEAEHFNFDALNFPVDHPARSDQDTFHIAPAGSRQLLRTHTSPVQIRALLARELPVYVVSIGRTFRTDELDATHTPVFHQVEGLAVDRGLTMAHLRGTLDAFAQSEFGPAAKTRIRPHFFPFTEPSAEVDIWFEGKKGGPGWVEWGGCGMVHPNVLRAVGIDPAEYSGFAFGMGLERTLQFRNGIPDMRDMVEGDVRFSLPFGVGA, encoded by the coding sequence GTGGGCGAACAACCAGTCGACCTGTCCGTCGTCTCCGACGCGACCCTGACCTCGGCGCTGCAGGCGGCGCAGGCCGCCTTTGCCGCGGCCGCCGACCTGGATGCGCTGGCTCACGCCAAAACCGAGCACCTCGGTGACAGGGCGCCGCTGGCGCTGGCCCGCCAGGCGCTGGCCAAGCTCGACAAGGCCGAGCGCGCCGACGCGGGCAAGCGCGTCAACGCCGTACGCACCGACGCCCAGCGCGCCTACGACGAACGCCTGGCGGCCCTGCGCGCCGAGCGTGACGCCGCGGTGCTGGCCGCCGAAAGCATCGATGTCACCCTGCCCTCGGCGCGCAAGCCCGTCGGCGCGCGACACCCCATCACCATGCTGGCCGAGCACGTCGCCGACACCTTCGTCGCGATGGGCTGGGAACTGGTCGAAGGCCCCGAGGTCGAAGCCGAACACTTCAACTTCGACGCGCTGAACTTCCCGGTCGACCACCCCGCGCGCAGTGACCAGGACACTTTCCACATCGCCCCGGCCGGATCGCGGCAACTGCTGCGCACGCACACCTCCCCGGTGCAGATCCGCGCCCTGCTGGCCCGCGAACTGCCGGTCTACGTCGTCTCGATCGGGCGCACCTTCCGCACCGACGAACTCGACGCCACCCACACCCCGGTGTTCCACCAGGTCGAGGGGCTGGCGGTCGATCGCGGCCTGACCATGGCGCACCTGCGCGGCACCCTGGACGCCTTCGCCCAGTCCGAGTTCGGGCCGGCCGCCAAGACCCGCATCCGGCCGCACTTCTTCCCGTTCACCGAGCCGTCGGCCGAGGTCGACATCTGGTTCGAGGGCAAGAAGGGCGGACCCGGCTGGGTGGAATGGGGCGGTTGCGGAATGGTGCACCCCAACGTGCTGCGTGCGGTGGGCATCGACCCGGCCGAATACTCCGGCTTCGCCTTCGGCATGGGATTGGAGCGAACCCTGCAGTTCCGCAACGGAATACCCGACATGCGCGACATGGTCGAGGGCGACGTCCGGTTCTCCCTGCCGTTCGGGGTGGGTGCCTGA
- the pheT gene encoding phenylalanine--tRNA ligase subunit beta, translating to MRIPYSWLRETLIAGAPGFEITADELEQALLRIGHEVEGVHTLGPVTGPFKVGRVVEIEELTEFKKPIRACRVDVGEAEPRDIVCGASNFAVGDLVAVALPGAVLPGDFAIATRKTYGRTSDGMICSASEIRLSTDHSGILVLPEGTAEPGADAADVLGLDDVVYELAITPDRGYCMSVRGLARDIANVLDLDFADPALVPALPAEGEAWPLSVQPGTGVRRFALRSVTGIDPAAVSPWWLQRRLALCGIRAISPAVDATNYVMVELGHPMHAHDRARITGGFDVRFAAAGETVTTLDDIERKLEPIDVLIVDDVATAAIGGVMGSGSTEMRDDSTDVLLEAAIWDPAAVSRTARRLHLPSEAARRYERSVDPAISVAVLDRCASLLAEIAGGVIGSGLTDWRGDPPVENWSQAPIEIPADLPDRTAGVSYPEGTTVRRLIQIGCEVAAGGDLLTVTPPSWRPDLRQPADLVEEVLRLEGLESIQPVLPAAPAGRGLTPTQRRRRAIGKSLALAGYVEVLTSPFLPAGVFDTWGLADDDPRRATVSVLNPLEADRPQLASTLLPSLLEALGRNVSRGMNDVALFAIAQVVQSVGPAEFPAVTPARRPTEAEIAGIDAALPRQPQHIAVALTGLAEPRGPWGPGRPVEAADAIEAARVIAGASGVEVTLRSAAYLPWHPGRCAEVLVGETVIGHAGQLHPAVIERAGLPKGTCAVELDLDAIPVTAALPAPRVSPFPAVFQDLALVVDEKVTAQSVADAVREGAGELLEDIALFDVYTGPQVGEGRKSLAFALRFRAADRTLTEDEASAARDAAVVRAGEAVGAALR from the coding sequence ATGCGTATTCCCTACAGCTGGTTGCGTGAGACCCTGATCGCCGGCGCGCCGGGATTCGAGATCACCGCCGACGAACTCGAGCAGGCGCTGCTGCGGATCGGCCACGAGGTCGAGGGCGTGCACACCCTGGGCCCGGTCACCGGGCCGTTCAAGGTCGGCCGAGTTGTCGAGATCGAGGAACTCACCGAGTTCAAGAAGCCGATCCGGGCCTGCCGTGTCGACGTCGGCGAAGCCGAGCCGCGCGACATCGTCTGCGGTGCCAGTAATTTCGCCGTCGGCGACCTGGTCGCGGTGGCGCTGCCGGGCGCGGTGCTGCCCGGTGATTTCGCGATTGCCACCCGCAAGACCTACGGCCGCACCTCCGACGGCATGATCTGCTCGGCATCCGAAATACGACTGAGCACCGATCATTCCGGCATCTTGGTGCTGCCGGAAGGCACGGCCGAGCCGGGTGCGGACGCCGCGGACGTGCTGGGCCTCGACGACGTGGTCTACGAGCTGGCCATCACCCCCGACCGCGGCTACTGCATGTCAGTACGGGGGCTGGCACGCGACATAGCCAACGTGCTGGACCTGGATTTTGCTGACCCGGCTTTGGTCCCGGCACTGCCCGCCGAGGGCGAGGCGTGGCCGCTGAGTGTGCAACCCGGCACCGGGGTGCGACGCTTCGCGCTGCGCAGCGTCACCGGTATCGACCCGGCGGCGGTCTCGCCGTGGTGGCTGCAACGGCGGCTGGCGCTGTGCGGCATCCGGGCGATCTCCCCGGCCGTCGACGCCACCAACTACGTCATGGTCGAACTCGGTCACCCGATGCACGCCCACGACCGGGCCCGCATCACCGGCGGCTTCGACGTCCGCTTCGCCGCGGCCGGCGAGACCGTCACCACGCTGGATGACATCGAACGCAAGCTCGAGCCGATCGACGTGCTGATCGTCGATGACGTCGCCACCGCCGCGATCGGCGGCGTGATGGGTTCGGGCAGCACCGAAATGCGCGACGACTCAACCGATGTGCTGCTGGAAGCCGCGATCTGGGACCCCGCGGCGGTGTCACGGACCGCGCGGCGGCTGCACCTGCCCAGCGAGGCCGCCCGGCGCTACGAGCGCTCCGTCGACCCGGCCATCTCGGTGGCCGTGCTGGACCGCTGCGCGAGCCTGCTGGCCGAGATCGCCGGGGGAGTCATCGGATCGGGCCTGACCGACTGGCGCGGCGACCCGCCCGTCGAGAACTGGAGCCAGGCTCCCATCGAGATTCCCGCCGACCTGCCGGACCGCACCGCGGGGGTGAGCTACCCCGAGGGCACCACCGTTCGCCGACTGATTCAGATCGGCTGCGAGGTGGCGGCCGGCGGTGACCTCCTGACCGTCACCCCGCCGAGTTGGCGGCCGGACCTGCGCCAACCCGCCGACCTGGTTGAGGAGGTGCTGCGGCTGGAGGGACTGGAGTCCATCCAGCCGGTGCTGCCCGCCGCACCGGCCGGACGTGGCCTGACTCCCACCCAGCGCCGGCGCCGCGCGATCGGCAAGTCGCTGGCCCTGGCCGGCTACGTTGAGGTGCTGACCTCGCCGTTCCTGCCCGCCGGAGTGTTCGACACCTGGGGGCTGGCCGATGACGACCCGCGCCGCGCCACGGTGTCGGTGCTCAACCCGCTGGAGGCCGACCGGCCCCAGCTGGCCAGCACCCTGCTGCCCAGCCTGTTGGAAGCCTTGGGCCGCAACGTGTCCCGCGGCATGAATGACGTCGCACTGTTCGCGATCGCCCAGGTGGTGCAGTCGGTAGGCCCGGCCGAGTTCCCGGCCGTCACGCCCGCCCGGCGGCCGACCGAGGCCGAGATCGCCGGGATCGACGCCGCCCTGCCGCGCCAGCCGCAGCACATCGCGGTCGCACTGACCGGCCTGGCCGAGCCCCGCGGACCGTGGGGCCCGGGCCGTCCGGTGGAAGCCGCCGACGCCATCGAGGCGGCACGGGTGATCGCCGGCGCCAGCGGCGTCGAGGTCACACTGCGCTCCGCGGCCTACTTGCCGTGGCATCCGGGCCGCTGTGCCGAGGTGCTGGTCGGCGAGACCGTGATCGGTCACGCCGGCCAGCTGCACCCGGCCGTCATCGAACGCGCCGGCCTGCCCAAGGGCACCTGTGCGGTCGAGCTGGACCTGGACGCCATTCCGGTGACCGCGGCGCTGCCGGCTCCCCGGGTGTCGCCGTTCCCGGCGGTGTTCCAGGACCTGGCCCTGGTGGTCGATGAGAAGGTGACCGCCCAATCGGTGGCCGACGCGGTGCGCGAGGGCGCCGGTGAGCTGCTGGAGGACATCGCGCTGTTCGACGTCTACACCGGCCCGCAGGTCGGCGAGGGCCGCAAGTCGCTGGCGTTCGCGCTGCGCTTCCGGGCTGCCGATCGCACGCTGACCGAGGACGAGGCCAGCGCCGCCCGCGACGCCGCCGTCGTCCGCGCCGGCGAAGCCGTCGGCGCCGCGCTGCGCTAA
- a CDS encoding PE family protein has translation MSGRQQRRNNRRKTNRLVGAGGTAAAFLTFGMAPLAAAPTANADWDFDWLTDLFTPVSGSDTGWDSNAWDIGSWFDAAADPGLAADTPVFDLTTIFNALVYQPIYTMVDSFIDNPANSWLVDMVNSWAPEGQMYLGDGAAGTAEHPDGGAAGIWFGSGGAGYAGQAAVPGEDGEDGQDAIAPGDGGAAGLFGNGGAGGAGTAGQAGGDGGAGGSFMGIGGAGGAGGLGANGGNGGDAQGWLFGLGGAGGAGGTGTAGGQGDDGVWGTNSGAGAVGDAGNAGGTGGNGGSASKGLFGTGGAGGKGGAGGAGGQGGTGAAGDEDHADGGVGGNGGAGGAAGAGGKGGAGGSLGNKGVDGDASTINGDGGKGGVGGAGVDAEGGQAAGNGGAGGNGGSGGESGNGGAGGMGGAGGAGDATNEAGTGGNGGVGGDGGKIGNGGTGGTGGAGGVGGTNENNMAGDGAVGGTGGVGGKGGASGTESGNAGNGGVGGTGGAGHDGIKGTNGNGGTAGTNNGAGEDGEKGGNGFDGGAGGKGGAAGELKNETGKAGTSGNGGSGGAGGAVGAGGDGGKGANGSWANEGNGNGGDGGKAGANGDSGGKGGAGGEAGDTDAQGGGKGADGSNTQPFEASNGGAGGNGADADGSHTSGGNGGKGADGVFGGHGGAGGNGGAGTTGNGGNGGSGGNGGSGSRSDGGNGGAGGAGGASESGNGGAGGDGGNAGHGDHGIEGSTGDFETGTGNGGNGGDGFNGGKGGAGGAGGDSESGTNGSGGDGGAGGNAGAGGNGGTGDKGDWTVKGQYGYGSGGKGGNAGDVGSVGEGGAAGAAGNGAGNDGAAGQAGDDGAGANIGGVHGGTGGAGADGDETHWSGGTGGDGGTGGVHGNGGTGGSGGNAYVDPDTDPSRATTGGNGGAGGNGGAGGTESGNGGKGGDGANGAVGSQYGGKGGAGGKGGAATAEGADGGTGGKGGTGGIATGWRSDGTWGIDTFPNKVFGSGTILGVSGAGGAGGAGGTAITGDGGAGGAGGAGGGVAENVGARVIWGGAGGAGGAGGAASVPAPPANGGSASDDDETPAPTVESGNGGIGGAGGAGGQGTITGGAGGNGGAGGASADKTGGAGGEGGAGAKASGWNDANGDLAGKGQILAFNGSGGNGGAGGNGVDGGAGGKGGAGFDGKAGGNLFSSGGAGGNGGAGGTGTTGDGGKGGDGGEGGDGSWRAQNGGAGGAGGNSSKGDGGAGGVGGNGGSLTSGGGTAPTNGKAVQVGAGGAGGAGGSSTATDTTGDGGTGGKGGDGGNGVGSTKGGAGGTGGTGGKSGSVAGTAGTKPAAPTSTTGVDGGAGGAGAVHKAP, from the coding sequence ATGTCAGGTCGGCAGCAGCGTCGGAACAACCGCCGTAAGACGAATCGGCTGGTTGGTGCCGGTGGCACGGCGGCGGCGTTCCTGACGTTCGGCATGGCGCCCCTGGCGGCGGCCCCCACAGCGAATGCCGACTGGGACTTCGACTGGCTGACTGACCTGTTCACCCCGGTCTCAGGCTCGGACACCGGCTGGGACAGCAACGCCTGGGACATCGGATCCTGGTTCGACGCGGCGGCCGACCCGGGCCTCGCTGCCGACACCCCCGTGTTCGACCTGACCACGATCTTCAACGCCTTGGTCTACCAGCCGATCTACACGATGGTGGACTCGTTCATCGACAATCCGGCCAACTCCTGGCTGGTCGACATGGTCAACAGCTGGGCGCCCGAGGGCCAGATGTATCTGGGCGACGGCGCCGCCGGTACCGCCGAGCACCCTGACGGCGGTGCGGCCGGTATCTGGTTCGGCAGTGGCGGGGCCGGTTACGCCGGTCAGGCCGCTGTCCCCGGTGAAGACGGCGAAGACGGTCAAGACGCCATTGCACCCGGAGACGGCGGCGCTGCCGGGTTGTTCGGCAACGGCGGCGCCGGCGGAGCCGGCACGGCCGGCCAGGCCGGTGGCGACGGTGGTGCCGGCGGCTCGTTCATGGGTATCGGTGGTGCCGGTGGTGCGGGCGGCCTGGGCGCCAACGGCGGCAACGGCGGCGACGCGCAGGGCTGGCTGTTCGGCCTCGGCGGTGCGGGCGGCGCCGGCGGCACCGGCACGGCCGGCGGCCAGGGTGACGACGGTGTGTGGGGTACCAACAGCGGCGCCGGTGCAGTCGGTGACGCCGGCAACGCCGGTGGTACCGGCGGTAACGGCGGCAGCGCCTCGAAGGGGCTGTTCGGTACCGGTGGTGCCGGTGGCAAGGGCGGTGCCGGTGGTGCCGGAGGCCAGGGCGGTACCGGTGCTGCTGGAGACGAGGACCACGCCGATGGTGGCGTCGGCGGCAACGGTGGTGCTGGCGGCGCGGCCGGTGCCGGTGGCAAGGGCGGCGCGGGTGGCTCGCTCGGCAACAAGGGTGTGGACGGTGACGCCAGCACCATCAACGGTGACGGCGGCAAGGGCGGCGTCGGTGGTGCCGGTGTCGACGCCGAGGGCGGCCAGGCGGCAGGCAACGGCGGCGCCGGTGGCAACGGCGGCAGTGGCGGCGAGAGCGGCAACGGCGGTGCCGGCGGTATGGGCGGCGCAGGCGGTGCTGGTGACGCCACCAACGAGGCGGGCACCGGCGGTAACGGTGGTGTCGGTGGTGACGGCGGCAAGATCGGCAACGGTGGCACCGGCGGTACCGGTGGTGCCGGTGGTGTGGGCGGGACCAACGAGAACAACATGGCGGGCGACGGCGCCGTCGGTGGCACCGGCGGTGTCGGCGGCAAGGGCGGTGCGAGCGGCACCGAGTCGGGCAATGCCGGCAACGGCGGTGTCGGCGGTACCGGCGGTGCCGGGCACGACGGTATTAAGGGCACTAACGGCAACGGAGGTACGGCCGGCACCAACAACGGGGCCGGTGAAGACGGCGAAAAGGGCGGCAACGGCTTCGACGGTGGTGCCGGCGGTAAGGGCGGCGCGGCCGGCGAGCTGAAGAACGAGACCGGCAAGGCGGGCACGTCCGGCAACGGCGGTTCCGGCGGCGCCGGTGGTGCCGTCGGCGCGGGCGGTGACGGCGGTAAAGGCGCGAACGGCAGCTGGGCCAACGAAGGCAATGGCAACGGCGGCGACGGCGGCAAGGCCGGAGCCAACGGTGACAGCGGCGGCAAGGGTGGCGCCGGCGGCGAGGCAGGCGACACAGACGCGCAAGGCGGTGGAAAGGGCGCGGATGGCAGCAACACCCAGCCCTTCGAGGCCAGCAATGGTGGCGCCGGCGGTAACGGCGCCGACGCCGACGGCAGCCACACCAGCGGCGGCAATGGCGGTAAGGGCGCCGACGGGGTCTTCGGCGGCCACGGTGGTGCAGGCGGCAACGGCGGGGCGGGAACCACCGGCAACGGCGGCAATGGCGGTAGCGGCGGTAACGGCGGTAGCGGTTCCCGCAGCGACGGCGGCAACGGCGGTGCGGGCGGTGCCGGCGGGGCATCCGAATCCGGCAACGGTGGTGCCGGTGGTGACGGAGGTAACGCCGGCCACGGTGACCACGGCATTGAGGGCTCGACGGGCGACTTCGAAACCGGAACCGGCAACGGCGGCAACGGCGGCGACGGCTTCAACGGCGGCAAGGGCGGCGCCGGTGGCGCCGGCGGTGACTCCGAGTCCGGCACCAACGGCAGCGGCGGTGACGGCGGTGCGGGCGGCAACGCGGGCGCGGGCGGCAATGGTGGCACCGGTGACAAGGGCGACTGGACGGTGAAGGGCCAGTACGGCTACGGCTCCGGCGGAAAGGGCGGCAACGCGGGCGACGTGGGCTCCGTGGGCGAAGGCGGCGCCGCCGGTGCGGCGGGCAACGGGGCCGGTAACGATGGCGCAGCAGGCCAGGCCGGCGACGATGGAGCGGGTGCCAATATCGGCGGCGTGCACGGCGGTACCGGTGGTGCCGGTGCCGATGGCGACGAAACCCACTGGAGCGGCGGCACGGGCGGTGACGGCGGTACCGGCGGCGTCCACGGCAACGGCGGCACCGGTGGAAGCGGTGGAAACGCCTACGTGGACCCGGACACCGACCCGAGTCGCGCAACGACCGGCGGCAACGGCGGCGCTGGCGGTAATGGCGGCGCCGGCGGGACCGAGTCCGGTAATGGCGGCAAGGGTGGCGACGGCGCCAACGGTGCCGTGGGTAGCCAGTACGGCGGTAAGGGCGGCGCCGGCGGCAAGGGTGGCGCAGCGACCGCCGAGGGAGCCGACGGCGGCACGGGTGGCAAGGGCGGTACGGGCGGCATTGCCACCGGCTGGCGGTCCGACGGAACCTGGGGAATCGACACCTTCCCCAACAAGGTCTTCGGGTCCGGCACGATCCTCGGCGTATCTGGTGCCGGCGGCGCAGGTGGAGCTGGCGGCACCGCAATTACCGGTGACGGTGGTGCCGGTGGCGCCGGTGGTGCCGGTGGCGGCGTCGCCGAGAATGTCGGAGCACGGGTCATCTGGGGAGGTGCCGGTGGTGCCGGTGGTGCCGGTGGCGCTGCCTCCGTCCCGGCTCCGCCTGCCAACGGCGGAAGCGCCAGCGACGATGATGAAACGCCCGCTCCGACCGTCGAGTCCGGCAATGGTGGAATTGGCGGCGCCGGTGGTGCCGGCGGTCAAGGCACCATTACCGGCGGTGCTGGTGGTAACGGCGGTGCCGGTGGAGCCAGTGCTGACAAGACCGGCGGCGCGGGCGGCGAGGGCGGTGCCGGCGCGAAAGCAAGTGGCTGGAACGACGCCAACGGTGACCTGGCCGGTAAGGGCCAGATCCTCGCCTTCAACGGCAGCGGCGGCAATGGTGGCGCTGGTGGCAACGGCGTAGACGGTGGTGCCGGCGGTAAGGGTGGTGCGGGATTCGATGGCAAAGCCGGGGGCAACCTGTTCAGTTCCGGCGGCGCCGGCGGCAATGGCGGTGCCGGCGGCACCGGAACCACGGGCGACGGCGGCAAGGGCGGTGACGGCGGCGAGGGCGGCGACGGCAGCTGGCGGGCTCAGAACGGCGGAGCAGGTGGTGCCGGCGGCAACAGCTCCAAGGGCGATGGCGGTGCCGGTGGTGTCGGCGGCAACGGCGGCAGCCTGACGTCCGGCGGCGGCACCGCACCCACCAACGGCAAGGCCGTCCAGGTCGGCGCCGGCGGGGCAGGCGGGGCCGGCGGCAGTAGCACCGCGACCGACACCACCGGCGACGGTGGCACGGGCGGCAAGGGTGGCGACGGCGGCAATGGCGTCGGCAGCACCAAGGGCGGTGCCGGCGGCACCGGTGGCACCGGCGGCAAGTCGGGCAGCGTGGCCGGCACGGCCGGCACCAAGCCCGCCGCACCCACCAGCACTACCGGTGTCGACGGCGGTGCCGGCGGCGCGGGCGCCGTGCACAAGGCGCCCTAA